The Centroberyx gerrardi isolate f3 chromosome 7, fCenGer3.hap1.cur.20231027, whole genome shotgun sequence genome contains a region encoding:
- the ndufa4a gene encoding cytochrome c oxidase subunit NDUFA4L, producing MLSTVSKQLRNHPALIPLFIFIGGGAAMSMMYLARLGLRNPDVCWDRKNNPEPWNKMAPTDQYKFYAVNMDYSKLKKNGPDF from the exons ATGCTAAGTACAGTCAGCAAACAACTCAGAAACCACCCAGCA TTGATCCCCCTGTTCATCTTCATCGGTGGAGGGGCTGCCATGTCCATGATGTACCTCGCTCGTCTGGGCCTGAGAAACCCTGATGTCTG CTGGGACCGCAAGAACAACCCAGAGCCCTGGAACAAGATGGCCCCAACTGATCAGTACAAG TTCTACGCAGTTAACATGGACTACAGCAAGCTGAAGAAGAATGGCCCTGACTTCTAA
- the slc35b1 gene encoding solute carrier family 35 member B1 translates to MAAGKGAGKPASLLQNERIRFIVCFFGVFVCYFYYGILQETITRGEYGQGEKKETFRFAQTLVFIQCIINAVFAQILIQFFEGSRPDHTKSWLYGLCSLSYLGAMVSSNSALQYVNYPTQVLGKSCKPIPVMILGVTILRKKYPLAKYLCVLLIVSGVALFLYKPNKSSATAEDHVFGFGEILLLLSLTMDGLTGVAQDHMRARFQTSAYHMMLNINMWSTLVLGLAVLWTGEVWEFLSFTERHPSIFYNILLFGLTSALGQTFIFMTVVYFGPLTCSIVTTTRKFFTILGSVILFGNVISTMQWFGTVLVFLGLGLDAKFGKTPKKTTH, encoded by the exons ATGGCTGCGGGGAAAGGAGCTGGGAAGCCCGCCTCGCTGTTGCAGAACGAGCGGATACGGTTCATCGTCTGTTTCTTCGGAGTCTTCGTTTGTTATTTCTACTACGGCATATTGCAAGAGACTAT CACTCGAGGCGAATATGGTCAGGGGGAAAAGAAGGAGACGTTTCGATTCGCCCAGACGCTGGTCTTCATCCAGTGCATCATCAATGCTGTGTTTGCTCAGATCT TGATCCAGTTTTTTGAGGGCTCCAGACCGGATCACACCAAGAGCTGGCTCTATGGCTTGTGTTCCCTCTCTTACCTCGGAGCCATGGTGTCCAGTAACTCTGCCCTCCAGTATGTGAACTACCCCACACAG GTGTTGGGGAAGTCCTGCAAGCCCATACCAG TGATGATCCTCGGTGTGACAATACTGAGGAAGAAATACCCGCTGGCTAAATACCTGTGTGTGCTGTTGATTGTGAGCGGTGTGGCTCTGTTCCTCTACAAACCCAACAAGAGCTCGGCCACCGCAGAAGACCACGTTTTTGGGTTCGGGGAGATTCTGTTG CTGCTCTCTCTGACGATGGACGGTTTGACCGGTGTGGCCCAGGACCACATGAGGGCTCGCTTCCAGACGAGCGCCTACCACATGATGCTGAACATCAACATGTGGTCCACCCTGGTGCTGGGACTAG CTGTTTTGTGGACCGGGGAGGTTTGGGAGTTCCTGAGTTTTACTGAGCGTCACCCCAGCATCTTCTACAATATTCTTCTGTTTGGACTCACCAGTGCTTTGGGCcag ACCTTCATCTTCATGACGGTGGTGTACTTCGGGCCGCTGACCTGCTCCATCGTCACCACCACTAGGAAGTTCTTCACCATCCTCGGCTCTGTTATTCTGTTTGGCAACGTTATAAGTACCATGCAGTGGTTTGGAACCGTCCTGGTGTTCCTTG GTCTCGGATTGGATGCCAAATTCGGCAAGACCCCCAAGAAGACGACGCACTAA